The following proteins are encoded in a genomic region of Rattus rattus isolate New Zealand chromosome 2, Rrattus_CSIRO_v1, whole genome shotgun sequence:
- the Prlhr gene encoding prolactin-releasing peptide receptor, translating into MTSLPPGTTGDPDLFSGLSPAGSTPANQSAEASESNVSATVPRAAAVTPFQSLQLVHQLKGLIVMLYSIVVVVGLVGNCLLVLVIARVRRLHNVTNFLIGNLALSDVLMCAACVPLTLAYAFEPRGWVFGGGLCHLVFFLQPVTVYVSVFTLTTIAVDRYVVLVHPLRRRISLKLSAYAVLGIWALSAVLALPAAVHTYHVELKPHDVRLCEEFWGSQERQRQIYAWGLLLGTYLLPLLAILLSYVRVSVKLRNRVVPGSVTQSQADWDRARRRRTFCLLVVVVVVFAVCWLPLHIFNLLRDLDPRAIDPYAFGLVQLLCHWLAMSSACYNPFIYAWLHDSFREELRKMLLSWPRKIVPHGQNMTVSVVI; encoded by the coding sequence ATGACCTCACTGCCCCCTGGAACCACTGGGGACCCCGATTTGTTTTCTGGGCTGTCGCCAGCCGGCTCCACTCCAGCCAACCAGAGTGCAGAGGCTTCAGAGAGCAATGTGTCTGCGACGGTTCCCAGAGCTGCAGCAGTCACGCCGTTCCAGAGCCTGCAACTGGTGCACCAGCTGAAGGGACTGATCGTGATGCTGTACAGCATCGTGGTGGTCGTGGGTCTGGTGGGCAACTGCCTTCTTGTGCTGGTGATCGCGCGCGTGCGCCGGCTGCACAACGTGACCAACTTCCTCATCGGCAACCTGGCCTTGTCCGATGTGCTCATGTGTGCCGCCTGTGTGCCTCTCACGCTGGCCTACGCCTTTGAACCTCGCGGCTGGGTGTTCGGTGGAGGCCTGTGCCACCTTGTTTTCTTCCTGCAGCCGGTCACCGTCTACGTATCGGTGTTCACACTCACCACAATCGCTGTGGACCGCTATGTGGTTCTGGTGCACCCGCTACGTCGGCGCATTTCACTGAAGCTCAGCGCCTACGCGGTGCTGGGCATCTGGGCTCTATCTGCAGTGCTGGCGCTGCCGGCCGCGGTGCACACCTACCATGTGGAGCTCAAGCCCCACGACGTGCGCCTCTGCGAGGAGTTCTGGGGTTCGCAGGAGCGTCAGCGCCAGATCTACGCCTGGGGGCTGCTGCTGGGCACCTATTTGCTCCCCCTGCTGGCCATCCTCCTGTCTTACGTCCGGGTGTCAGTGAAGTTGCGGAACCGCGTGGTGCCTGGCAGCGTGacccagagccaggctgactggGACCGAGCGCGTCGCCGTCGCACTTTCTgcctgctggtggtggtggtggtcgtgttCGCGGTCTGCTGGCTGCCTCTGCACATTTTCAACCTGCTGCGGGACCTGGACCCGCGTGCCATCGACCCCTACGCCTTCGGGCTGGTGCAGCTCCTCTGCCACTGGCTTGCCATGAGCTCCGCCTGCTACAACCCCTTCATCTATGCGTGGCTGCACGATAGCTTCCGAGAGGAGCTACGCAAGATGCTTCTGTCCTGGCCCCGCAAGATCGTGCCTCATGGCCAGAACATGACCGTTAGTGTGGTCATCTGA